A single window of Cytobacillus dafuensis DNA harbors:
- a CDS encoding sigma-70 family RNA polymerase sigma factor: protein MIPAKIEPISITTKRETGWDSIVDWYDQHKQSLYTLGWSYLNNQQQMEELFYQSIIQVQKELPRFKGKTRFETWVTSIFIHNCRELSGNRSLQASEESEPRQGLFKALDQLKEYEKEAMVLTYVQGFSQEEAAQLLQVSAEKIKELLFSGIQSLRNEMRNGLTYNGCKEYQKDYLDYLERAMERSKKIDFEVHIYHCQECQEDLAAFQDVMLAMLDLTNSMEDLHVPSGFMENVKNRLIEKEKHRQQKYKKRKRRGLIFISVFALLMGIGFFTGTFTNLYYTWTEEDPELRAFLQEDLGQILNLEAESDGVKIKIKSAIADDVQTLVFYEIEDTDEDNQYMMNYDNGFFVENQQGIMNHVTYPRYYPPDLESDVNNKEKNVYQGKLSLPPLTADKETIKLKITKLQKLSRDSSERNGFWPYGNLEFKTGQWRFEIPVTKHPSFEYALNGKTEVEGIPVRFDKLTIAPTATILQFGINNEQPEKRINYLNFNNLEVNNKEMKPDMYGSSYLDYQQDINWTTFQTHFDPLFGEKPKEINVQFGVAHLEFEDTYIFELDGIREYPQTFEYAGSTISIDKLEVGQSTNIVISNHEFENRAYEWLQFNIVSEDGKESNSMEMNSEGVLIDKNGVKYDVNEMPFSYEELEQPRYFYTVQSLQIQESKVVPKELVIHGYTTTKYLDNVVKISLE, encoded by the coding sequence ATGATTCCAGCAAAAATAGAACCCATTTCTATCACTACAAAAAGAGAAACAGGCTGGGACTCCATCGTCGATTGGTACGATCAGCATAAACAATCGTTGTATACGCTTGGTTGGTCCTATCTTAATAATCAGCAGCAAATGGAAGAGCTTTTTTACCAGTCCATAATACAAGTTCAAAAGGAGTTGCCTCGATTTAAAGGTAAAACACGATTCGAAACGTGGGTTACATCCATTTTCATACATAACTGCCGGGAGCTTTCTGGTAATAGAAGTTTACAAGCTTCAGAGGAAAGTGAACCACGTCAGGGTTTATTTAAAGCACTTGATCAATTGAAAGAGTACGAGAAAGAAGCGATGGTCCTTACCTATGTACAAGGATTCTCTCAGGAGGAAGCGGCACAACTTCTTCAAGTTTCAGCGGAAAAGATTAAAGAGCTTTTGTTTTCCGGAATCCAGTCACTTAGAAATGAAATGAGGAACGGATTAACCTATAATGGCTGTAAGGAGTACCAAAAGGATTACCTCGATTATTTAGAAAGAGCCATGGAGCGGTCGAAAAAGATTGATTTTGAAGTACATATTTATCATTGTCAAGAATGTCAGGAGGATCTGGCTGCCTTTCAGGATGTCATGTTAGCCATGTTGGATCTTACGAATAGTATGGAAGATTTGCATGTGCCATCTGGTTTCATGGAGAACGTCAAAAATAGGCTGATAGAAAAGGAGAAGCACAGACAACAGAAGTACAAGAAACGTAAAAGAAGAGGACTTATTTTTATAAGTGTATTCGCATTATTAATGGGTATAGGCTTCTTTACAGGGACGTTTACCAATCTTTACTATACATGGACAGAAGAAGATCCGGAATTACGTGCCTTTCTACAAGAGGACCTTGGTCAAATACTGAACCTCGAAGCGGAAAGCGATGGGGTGAAAATTAAGATTAAGAGCGCAATAGCTGATGATGTGCAGACACTTGTTTTTTATGAAATAGAAGATACAGATGAAGACAACCAATATATGATGAATTATGATAATGGGTTTTTTGTGGAGAACCAACAAGGAATTATGAACCATGTAACATATCCAAGGTACTATCCACCTGACCTTGAATCAGATGTAAATAACAAGGAAAAGAACGTGTATCAAGGGAAGCTGAGTCTGCCGCCACTGACAGCGGATAAAGAGACAATCAAACTCAAGATCACAAAACTTCAGAAATTGTCTCGTGATTCCTCTGAGCGTAATGGTTTTTGGCCTTACGGGAACTTGGAGTTTAAAACAGGGCAGTGGAGATTCGAGATACCTGTAACAAAACATCCTTCCTTCGAATATGCATTGAATGGAAAAACAGAAGTAGAAGGGATTCCGGTTCGATTTGATAAACTAACCATTGCTCCAACAGCGACGATTCTGCAATTTGGTATTAATAATGAGCAGCCAGAGAAGCGGATAAACTATCTTAATTTTAATAATCTAGAAGTGAACAATAAAGAAATGAAGCCTGATATGTATGGCAGCTCTTATTTGGATTACCAGCAAGACATAAATTGGACTACTTTTCAAACACACTTTGATCCTCTTTTTGGAGAAAAACCAAAAGAGATTAACGTTCAATTTGGGGTGGCTCATTTAGAATTTGAAGACACATATATCTTCGAATTGGACGGCATTCGAGAATATCCTCAAACCTTTGAATATGCCGGCAGTACAATCTCCATAGACAAGCTGGAAGTTGGACAGTCTACCAATATTGTCATAAGCAATCATGAATTTGAGAATCGAGCATATGAGTGGCTTCAATTCAATATTGTAAGTGAGGATGGAAAGGAATCTAATTCAATGGAGATGAATTCTGAAGGAGTGCTCATTGATAAAAACGGGGTAAAATACGATGTGAATGAAATGCCTTTTTCATATGAAGAACTCGAGCAGCCTCGTTATTTCTATACAGTCCAAAGCCTTCAGATCCAAGAGAGTAAAGTGGTTCCTAAAGAATTGGTCATTCATGGGTATACTACAACGAAATATTTAGATAATGTTGTGAAGATTTCTTTGGAATAA
- a CDS encoding iron chaperone codes for MEVFAEFLAGIDNPQHRARTEEVLGWVTKEFPNLMPVIKWNQPMFTDHGTYIIGFSVAKHHLAVAPEKAGIIHFSDEIVQAGYEHTQQLIRFPWDRPVDFSLLEKMIKYNILDKEDCSTFWRK; via the coding sequence ATGGAGGTTTTTGCAGAATTTTTAGCGGGTATTGATAACCCTCAACATCGGGCTCGAACGGAGGAAGTTTTGGGTTGGGTAACGAAGGAATTTCCAAATTTAATGCCGGTAATTAAGTGGAATCAGCCTATGTTTACCGATCACGGTACATATATTATTGGATTTAGCGTAGCCAAACATCATTTGGCTGTTGCCCCTGAAAAAGCAGGGATTATTCATTTTTCTGATGAAATTGTACAGGCAGGCTATGAGCACACCCAGCAGCTGATACGTTTCCCGTGGGATCGTCCGGTTGATTTCTCATTACTTGAGAAAATGATCAAGTATAATATTTTGGATAAGGAAGACTGTTCCACTTTTTGGCGGAAATAA
- a CDS encoding DUF1801 domain-containing protein: MTNSRTNPKVDEFLSKAKKWKEEYETLRKIVLDCDLTEEFKWMHPCYTFEKKNIVLIHSFKEYIALLFQKGALLKDAHGILIQQTENVQAARQIRFTNVQEIVEMETILKAYIHEAIEVEKAGLEVKMKEHKEFIIPEELQNKFDEMPTFKTAFESLTPGRQRAYILYFSQPKQSKTRESRVEKYIQKILDGKGLNDCTCGLSQKQPNCDGSHKHIR, translated from the coding sequence ATGACAAATAGCAGAACGAATCCTAAGGTTGATGAATTTTTAAGTAAAGCTAAAAAGTGGAAAGAAGAATACGAGACGTTGAGAAAGATCGTTCTTGACTGTGACCTGACTGAAGAATTTAAGTGGATGCACCCTTGTTACACATTTGAGAAAAAAAACATCGTTTTAATACATAGTTTTAAAGAATATATTGCGCTTCTGTTTCAGAAAGGTGCCTTGCTAAAGGATGCCCATGGGATTTTAATCCAACAAACGGAGAATGTACAGGCAGCGCGCCAGATTCGGTTCACCAATGTTCAAGAAATAGTTGAAATGGAAACCATCTTAAAAGCCTATATTCATGAAGCCATTGAAGTTGAAAAAGCAGGTTTGGAAGTGAAAATGAAAGAGCATAAAGAATTCATCATTCCTGAAGAACTTCAAAATAAATTCGATGAAATGCCTACTTTTAAAACTGCTTTTGAATCATTGACACCGGGAAGGCAAAGAGCATACATTCTTTATTTTTCTCAACCTAAACAATCCAAAACCCGAGAGTCAAGGGTTGAAAAATATATCCAGAAAATTCTCGATGGAAAGGGATTAAATGATTGCACTTGTGGTCTATCTCAAAAGCAACCCAACTGTGACGGCTCGCACAAGCACATTCGATAA
- a CDS encoding S8 family serine peptidase, whose amino-acid sequence MRKRKFTKLFSSILAFIMVLSLGLPVSATATETVEQKAFKQHQQSERNMLLKTAIADQLEASEGLPRLHKDLQDKSGNEKIPVIIHLSEKPVALEKGIEKLKGKTLSNSQLSQIRSKVTRQQATVDREMRVKGVTFEKGFAYDTVLNGFAAKVKADDLKKLLDITGITLVEPDAIVHASDVKKPVDPSSDLEKVVDYEAKMNTSIPFLGIEKLWDKGYKGKGIKVAVLDTGIDPDHPEFQGIYKGGKNFIPNSSTYTRQRADDDARETSPKERPANQPEFNANGRAFYTSHGTHVAGTIAAIGANEYGIKGIAPEIDLYAYRVLGAYGSGSSSGIIAGIEHAVKEKMDVINLSLGGGANTETDAGSFAINNAMMVGVISVIATGNDGPKRGTMGTPATARLGIAVGNTTNPETQYNGEVTVKVGEKYSYAKQLKFMGTTFGQDLQNQLTGEYELVAIPGVGNKADFNGINVEGKVALISRGEIAFVDKIANAKANGAVATIIHNFSGGTNAPDVSNVFIGDSFAFIPSIDMSVTDGTAIRDALKTGTGTVTFGKFGSTRSEGDEVSDSSSRGPSTPNFDIKPDVTAPGTNIMSSVPAYKWDFPEASYEESYDRSSGTSMATPHIAGIAALIKQANPTWDAFDVKVALSNTAKILNTSKYDVFAQGAGRVDAYAAAFPSVLAYAEDEAVLDASGKIVPNLKGTVTFGPQKLDKNISVTKQIRVKDLKGAGGNFNVEVNVTKSFADAKITIDTPSFTLAPNGEQLLNVTLTASKNPAAKAGDEYLGYIHINGGQNHISLPFAADFGGVPSVQIKDMRITETDLSFNADGVKDSAMLYFTITGNVLDNYIEIWDIQDPEGGKYGDGYIGYLHAGTSLGAGSYQLAINGQYRPWENPAQLTKIPDGLYTIDYTAQTVAGNVISDYVGPVIVKTTKPKIEGEVAKNKLSGQVTDKYIDYNDVLKDYGLHYDLNTKLKASYVITSDGKAGSAVPLTLNQDGSFEIDLTQAADSVTVHVEDAAGNKGKADFAVENAVEISLSVDQSDIKIEKGKTATVKVTQTTKDGDNSTDEDVTAKATYTVADETIASVQAGVITAKAVGETTVTISYGENEVTVAVTVVEGEPEPEKTVSLKAEKDYILINEGATDSVKITEVTTIGDKTTEEDVTAKATYKVANEKIATVKDGVILGKTAGITEITVTYGENTVKVTVAIAKTDEVRPPRPLPNK is encoded by the coding sequence TTGAGGAAAAGAAAGTTTACAAAACTATTTAGTAGTATCCTAGCTTTTATTATGGTGCTTTCGCTAGGATTGCCTGTATCGGCGACAGCAACAGAAACAGTTGAACAGAAAGCATTCAAGCAACATCAACAGAGCGAAAGAAACATGCTGCTAAAGACAGCAATCGCAGATCAGTTGGAGGCTTCCGAAGGTTTACCAAGGCTGCATAAAGATTTACAGGATAAATCAGGTAATGAAAAGATTCCAGTCATTATCCATCTATCGGAAAAACCGGTAGCGTTAGAAAAAGGGATTGAAAAGCTAAAAGGAAAAACACTATCAAACTCCCAGCTTTCACAAATTCGCAGTAAAGTAACAAGACAGCAAGCAACGGTCGATAGAGAAATGAGAGTTAAGGGCGTTACATTTGAAAAAGGCTTTGCCTATGATACCGTTCTTAACGGCTTTGCTGCCAAAGTAAAAGCGGATGACCTCAAAAAACTTCTAGACATTACAGGCATCACATTAGTAGAACCAGATGCAATCGTTCATGCATCAGATGTTAAGAAGCCAGTGGATCCGTCATCTGATCTTGAAAAAGTAGTAGATTACGAGGCAAAGATGAACACAAGCATCCCCTTCCTAGGGATTGAGAAGCTTTGGGATAAGGGCTACAAAGGAAAGGGAATCAAGGTAGCTGTACTTGATACAGGGATTGATCCAGACCACCCAGAGTTCCAAGGAATCTATAAGGGTGGAAAAAACTTCATTCCAAACAGCTCTACCTATACTCGCCAACGGGCAGATGATGATGCACGTGAAACATCACCGAAAGAGCGACCGGCTAACCAGCCAGAATTCAATGCAAACGGTCGTGCCTTCTACACGAGTCACGGAACGCACGTTGCAGGAACAATTGCTGCCATCGGTGCGAATGAATACGGAATTAAGGGGATTGCCCCGGAAATTGACCTATATGCTTACCGTGTACTTGGTGCATATGGAAGCGGATCGTCATCAGGAATTATCGCGGGCATCGAGCATGCAGTTAAGGAAAAAATGGATGTTATCAACCTTTCACTTGGCGGAGGAGCTAACACAGAGACTGATGCGGGCTCATTTGCGATTAACAACGCCATGATGGTTGGAGTGATCTCGGTCATTGCAACAGGTAACGATGGACCAAAGCGTGGAACAATGGGAACTCCAGCAACGGCTCGTCTTGGAATTGCGGTTGGAAACACGACAAATCCAGAAACGCAATATAACGGAGAAGTAACAGTTAAAGTCGGTGAGAAATACAGCTATGCTAAACAATTAAAATTCATGGGTACAACATTTGGACAGGATTTACAGAATCAATTAACAGGTGAATACGAGCTTGTAGCCATCCCAGGAGTCGGTAATAAGGCAGACTTTAATGGCATTAATGTAGAAGGAAAGGTTGCTCTCATCTCCCGTGGAGAAATTGCATTTGTTGATAAAATTGCCAATGCAAAGGCAAACGGTGCAGTCGCAACGATTATCCATAACTTCTCAGGTGGAACGAATGCACCTGACGTATCAAATGTATTTATAGGCGATTCATTTGCCTTTATTCCTTCAATCGATATGTCTGTAACAGATGGAACAGCTATTCGTGATGCGCTTAAGACGGGAACAGGCACTGTCACATTCGGAAAATTCGGCTCAACACGGTCTGAAGGCGATGAAGTCAGTGATTCTAGTTCGCGTGGCCCGTCCACACCGAACTTTGATATTAAACCAGATGTTACAGCACCTGGGACAAATATTATGTCTTCTGTACCTGCTTACAAATGGGATTTCCCTGAAGCAAGCTATGAAGAATCTTACGATCGTTCTTCAGGAACGTCAATGGCAACACCACATATTGCTGGAATTGCCGCACTAATCAAACAAGCTAACCCAACTTGGGATGCGTTTGATGTAAAAGTAGCCCTTTCCAATACTGCAAAAATCCTTAACACAAGTAAATATGATGTCTTTGCTCAAGGAGCAGGTCGTGTAGACGCTTATGCTGCAGCATTCCCAAGTGTACTTGCTTATGCAGAAGATGAAGCAGTACTTGATGCAAGCGGCAAGATTGTGCCAAACCTGAAAGGAACCGTTACATTTGGTCCACAAAAACTGGATAAGAACATTTCAGTTACAAAGCAAATTCGTGTCAAAGACCTAAAAGGAGCGGGTGGGAACTTCAATGTAGAAGTGAACGTAACCAAGTCATTTGCTGATGCAAAAATCACAATTGACACTCCTTCCTTTACGTTAGCTCCAAATGGCGAGCAGCTATTAAACGTAACATTAACAGCTTCGAAAAACCCTGCAGCCAAAGCAGGAGACGAATATTTAGGCTATATCCATATTAACGGTGGCCAAAATCACATTTCCTTGCCATTTGCTGCCGACTTCGGCGGAGTGCCATCTGTTCAAATAAAGGATATGCGGATTACAGAAACAGACCTATCCTTTAATGCGGACGGAGTTAAAGACTCTGCTATGCTTTACTTCACAATTACAGGAAATGTCCTAGATAACTATATTGAAATTTGGGATATCCAAGATCCTGAGGGTGGAAAATATGGCGATGGTTATATTGGTTACTTACATGCAGGTACCTCATTAGGTGCAGGCTCCTACCAATTAGCAATCAATGGGCAATACAGACCATGGGAAAATCCAGCACAATTAACTAAAATTCCTGATGGACTTTATACGATTGACTATACTGCACAAACAGTAGCAGGAAACGTAATCAGTGATTATGTTGGCCCAGTAATTGTAAAAACAACAAAGCCTAAAATTGAGGGTGAAGTGGCAAAGAATAAATTGTCAGGCCAAGTAACAGATAAGTACATCGATTACAATGATGTTCTAAAGGATTACGGACTTCATTACGACCTCAATACAAAACTTAAGGCTTCTTATGTTATCACAAGCGATGGTAAGGCGGGCAGTGCAGTACCATTAACACTAAACCAAGACGGTTCATTTGAAATCGACTTAACTCAAGCGGCAGATTCAGTCACAGTACATGTAGAAGACGCTGCTGGAAATAAAGGTAAGGCAGATTTTGCTGTAGAAAATGCAGTTGAAATCAGCTTATCTGTAGACCAATCAGACATAAAAATTGAAAAAGGCAAAACCGCAACAGTAAAAGTAACACAAACAACGAAAGATGGCGATAACTCAACGGATGAAGATGTGACAGCAAAAGCTACTTACACAGTGGCAGACGAAACGATCGCATCAGTTCAAGCTGGTGTCATTACGGCAAAAGCTGTTGGTGAAACAACGGTCACAATTTCTTACGGCGAAAATGAAGTAACGGTAGCCGTAACAGTAGTTGAAGGAGAGCCTGAGCCAGAAAAAACAGTTAGCTTGAAGGCAGAAAAAGACTACATTCTCATTAACGAAGGCGCGACAGATAGTGTGAAAATCACAGAAGTTACAACAATTGGTGATAAAACAACAGAAGAAGATGTAACAGCCAAAGCTACCTATAAAGTAGCAAACGAAAAAATTGCAACGGTTAAGGATGGCGTTATCTTGGGTAAGACAGCTGGGATCACAGAGATAACCGTCACATATGGTGAGAACACAGTGAAGGTAACGGTTGCGATTGCTAAAACTGACGAGGTAAGACCGCCTAGACCTTTACCAAATAAGTAG